In Populus trichocarpa isolate Nisqually-1 chromosome 7, P.trichocarpa_v4.1, whole genome shotgun sequence, the following proteins share a genomic window:
- the LOC7483099 gene encoding kinesin-like protein KIN-4A isoform X2, producing MGEEYFCAKLHLVDLAGSERAKRTGTDGLRLKEGIHINKGLLALGNVISALGDEKKRKEGMHVPYRDSKLTRLLQDSLGGNSKTVMIACISPADINAEETLNTLKYANRARNIQNKPVANRDLISNEMQQMRQQLKYLQAELCARGVRAASDEVQVLRERIAWLEATNEDLSRKLHEYRSRCAITEKCEIDAYEGHATSAKSDGLKRNFQSMDSSEYYMDEDISGDSSGEIDEAAKEWEHTLIQSTMDKELNELNKRLEQKESEMKLFGGVDTEVLKQQFRKKILELEEEKRTVQQERDHLLVEIENLAANSDGQAQKTQDIHSQKLKALEAQILDLKKKQESHFELLKQKQRSDEAANRLQAEIQYIKAQKVQLQHKIKQEAEQFRQWKASQEKELLQLRKEGRRNEHERHKLEALHQRQKMVLQRKTEEAAMASKRLKELLEARKSSPRESSANSNGHLSPGQGNEKSLRRWLDHELEVMVKVHEVRLQHEKQKQEHAALAEELALLKQVNQLSLNGGSPQEGKNGHRHTRLMLMSPNARMARIAFLENMLRVSASALATMASQLSEAGERERTFIGRGHWNQIRSMGEAKNLLQYMFTAAADDRCRLWEKDMEIKETKDELNDLLILLRQSEIQRKELLKEQKMREQAVAIAFASSASDSSRSSSKHYADDMSGHLSPMLLPAPKQLKFTPGIVNGPARESVAFLDQTGKIVPVGHLSMKKLAALGQTGKLWRWKRSHHQWLLQFKWKWQKPWKLSEWIKHSDETIMRSRPRSQALVAMI from the exons GATTCTCTTGGTGGAAACAGCAAAACTGTTATGATAG CTTGCATCAGTCCTGCTGACATCAATGCTGAGGAGACTCTCAACACTCTCAAATACGCAAACCGTGCACGCAATATTCAAAATAAGCCAGTT GCTAATAGAGATTTAATATCCAATGAGATGCAACAGATGCGCCAACAGTTAAAGTACTTGCAGGCAGAACTTTGTGCTCGCGGGGTTAGAGCTGCTTCAGATGAAGTACAG GTTCTCAGGGAAAGGATTGCTTGGCTTGAGGCTACAAATGAGGACCTTTCTCGAAAACTTCATGAATACCGGAGCCGATGTGCTATTACAGAGAAGTGTGAAATTGATGCTTAT GAGGGGCATGCCACTTCTGCAAAAAGTGATGGACTTAAGAGGAACTTTCAGAGTATGGACTCATCTGAGTATTATATGGATGAAGACATATCAG GTGATAGCTCTGGGGAAATTGATGAAGCAGCAAAAGAATGGGAGCACACACTTATACAAAGCACAATGGATAAAGAATTAAATGAGCTGAACAAACGTTTGGAGCAAAAAGAG TCTGAGATGAAACTTTTTGGAGGGGTTGACACTGAAGTTCTGAAGCAGCAGTTCAGGAAGAAAATCTTGGAACTCGAGGAAGAGAAAAGAACTGTTCAG CAAGAGAGGGATCATTTattggttgaaattgagaacCTTGCTGCCAATTCTGATGGACAAGCACAGAAAACACAAGATATTCACTCTCAGAAATTAAAAGCACTTGAGGCACAG ATTTTAGatcttaaaaagaaacaagaaagccACTTCGAGCTTTTgaagcaaaaacaaagaagtgATGAAGCAGCGAATAGGTTGCAAGCTGAAATACAATATATCAAGGCTCAAAAG GTTCAGTTGCAACACAAGATAAAACAAGAAGCAGAACAATTTCGACAATGGAAGGCCAGTCAAGAGAAGGAATTGCTGCAG CTAAGAAAGGAGGGCAGGAGAAATGAGCATGAGAGGCATAAGCTTGAAGCCCTGCATCAACGTCAGAAAATG GTTCTTCAAAGGAAGACAGAGGAGGCGGCAATGGCTAGCAAAAGGCTAAAGGAGTTGTTGGAAGCCCGCAAGTCTTCACCACGTGAGAGCTCAG CTAATTCCAATGGACATTTATCGCCTGGGCAG GGCAATGAAAAATCCTTAAGAAGATGGCTTGATCACGAGCTTGAAGTCATGGTGAAAGTGCATGAAGTTCGTCTTCAACATGAGAAGCAAAAACAAGA ACATGCTGCACTAGCGGAGGAGTTAGCCTTGTTGAAACAAGTGAACCAGCTCTCTCTAAATGGGGGTAGTCCACAAGAAGGAAAGAATGGACATAGACATACTAG ATTGATGTTGATGTCACCAAATGCAAGAATGGCTAGAATTGCTTTTTTGGAGAACATGCTGAGAGTATCTGCAAGTGCCCTAGCAACAATGGCTTCACAACTTTCAGAAGCAGGAGAAAGAGAGCGTACCTTTATTGGTCGTGGACATTGGAACCAAATACGCTCAATGGGAGAAGCTAAGAACCTGCTTCAGTATATGTTTACTGCAGCTGCAGATGATAG ATGCCGATTGTGGGAAAAGGATATGGAAATCAAGGAAACTAAAGATGAATTGAATGATCTTTTGATCTTACTAAGACAAAGTGAGATCCAGAGGAAGGAACTTCTGAAGGAGCAAAAGATGAGAGAACAAGCTGTTGCAATTGCCTTTGCCTCATCAGCTTCG GATAGCTCACGCAGTTCTTCGAAGCATTATGCAGACGACATGAGTGGTCATTTGTCTCCAATGTTGCTTCCAGCGCCAAAGCAACTAAAATTTACACCTGGGATTGTTAATGGGCCTGCTAGAGAATCGGTGGCATTTCTAGACCAAACGGGAAAG ATAGTACCAGTTGGACATTTGTCAATGAAGAAATTGGCAGCTTTAGGGCAAACTGGAAAACTCTGGCGATGGAAGAGGAGTCATCATCAGTGGCTGCTTCAGTTCAAATGGAAGTGGCAGAAACCATGGAAGCTCTCAGAGTGGATCAAACACAGTGATGAAACAATCATGAGGTCAAGGCCTCGCTCACAGGCTCTGGTTGCTATGATATGA